From the genome of Methanofollis sp. UBA420:
CGGGTCGCCGCAGAGGCCGGTCTTCGCCTTCTTCTCAAGCACGGCGGCGACGTCGATACCCGCAGGGTCACAGACCCCGCTCTTCGAGTCGGCGATGCCGGTGACCGTGATCCCGAGGCCCTTCCTGGCGAGCATCGAAGCGACGCCCCGTCCCACAGACCCGAGACCGAGAATGGCGACCCGCATCATGCCACCTCCTCCAGGGGTTCGACGAGGAGGAGATCCTTCTTCTTCGCCACCGTGCGGAGGATCTTCACAGCCTCGTCCATATGCGTCCGGTTTGTCGCGGAGATGGTGAGGAGGGCCGACGACCTCTGGGCGATCCCAGGCATCGTCATATGCATCTCGACGACCTCGGCATAGCCTGTCCGGTCGATCTGGCCGACGGTGTCTGAGAGGTCGGTGTGCATCAGGTGACCGATCATGATGACGCTCCGCTTCAGGAGGAGACGCTCCTCGCCGAGCCTGAGGATGGTCACCCCCGCCGCTTTGAGAGTCGTGATCAGGCCGTCGAGCCGTTCCTCGGGCAGGTCGAGAACGACCTGGACGATCCTGGTCTTTGGCCTCAGCGTCGGGTCCCACTCGTGGATCACGGCCATGATGTTCCCGCCGGCATCGGAGATCGGCCTGAGGGCGGCCACCAGCTGGCCGGGGGCGTCCTTCACCTCTATCTTCATGGATACCTGCACCAAACCACCGATGTAGTATTCTCGCGCCGAAAAGATAAGCCTTTTATTCCGATCGATCACGGACAAACCGGCCCTTTCCTTCACCTCCGGAATATCAAATCAAAAATATATTTATGATATGACCGCAGAAGTATGACTGATCAGTACAATAAGCTCCTGCTTACCGCGTGAATGCAAGTATCGTCTTGTTTTGGGCGCCTTATTCCGGTGTTCAACGTTGATTCATGCGGGGTTTGGCAGGACTGCCGGTATTGTCCGGGCATTAGAGATTCCCTGCCCTCAAGGGGGTTTTGAAGACCGCATAGCGGAGGCTTTCATGAATAAGGAGATGGTTAAACCCAAAATTACAATCAGATCGTTATATAATATCTTTGGAAAACATCCGGAAAAAGTCGTTTCCCTTCTCAGAAAAGGGAAGACAAAACAGGAAATCCTGGAGGAAACCGGGCAGACCGTCGGCCTCAGGGACGTGAACCTCTCTGTCGACGAAGGTGAAATTTTTGTGGTCATGGGCCTCTCGGGTTCGGGAAAGTCCACTCTTCTCCGGTGCATCAACCGCCTCATCGAACCAAGCCATGGGGAGATCCTCATCGACGGCACCGACATCGCCTCTCTTGAGGAGGACGCACTCAGGGAGGTGAGACGGAAGAAACTGGGCATGGTCTTCCAGAACTTCGCCCTCCTCCCCCACAGGAGCGTCATCGAGAATGTCGCCTTCGGACTGGAGGTGCAGGGGATGCCGGAGGAAGAAAGGATCGAAAAGGCAGGAAAGACCATCGAGATGGTGGGCCTTGCCGGCTACGAGGAGAGCATGCCCGACGAACTCTCCGGCGGCATGAAACAACGGGTCGGCCTGGCCCGCGCCCTTGCCAGCGACCCCGACGTCCTCCTGATGGACGAAGCATTCAGCGCCCTCGACCCCATTATCAGGACAGGAATGCAGGACGAACTCCTCGACCTTCAGGGCGAACTCTCGAAGACGATCATCTTTGTCACCCACGACCTCGACGAGGCCCTCAAACTCGGGAACAGGATCGCCCTGATGAAGGACGGATGCATTGTGCAGGTCGGTACGCCCGAAGAGATCCTCACCTCGCCGGCCGACGACTATGTGGCCAGTTTTGTCGCCGGCGTCGACAGGACCAGAGTGCTCACCGCGGAAGGCGTCATGAAGCCTCCCGAACCTGTTGTATCGATCATTTCCGGCCCCAGGGTCGCCCTGAAATTAATGGAGGAGCACGGGATCTCGACCATCTTTGCCGTCGGGAAAGGAAAGGTCCTGAGGGGCCTGGTGACCGTTGACGATGCCGTCGCAGCGGCACGGGCAAAGAAGACGAACATCGAGGAGATCCTGATCACCGACACTCCGGTCACGAACCCGGGGACGCCTGTCCGCGACCTGATGGGAGTGGTGGCCACAAGCCAGTATCCTGTTGCAGTCGTCGACGCCTGCAACCGACTCAAGGGCGTCATTGTCAGGGGTTCTCTCCTTGCCGCCCTGGCCGTCTCCGGCAACGGTGAGGAGGAACTTGTATGACTTCCTTCGACCTCCCGAAGCTCCCACTCGGCGATGCAGTCGAGGCTCTCGTCGAGTGGATCGAGATCACCTTCGCCGTCGCCCTGGACTGGATCAGCGACGGGCTGGACGCGATCATCGGCGGGATGAAGTCCCTCCTCCTCCTCCTGCCACCACCGGTCTTCATTGTCGTGGCGGCGACGCTCATCTGGTTTGTCACAAAACGCAACACCAGACTCGCCGTCGGTTCCGCGATCGGCCTCCTCCTTATCTGGGACCTGCATCTCTGGCCCCTTGCAATGGAAACGCTTGCGCTGGTCCTGGTGGCCACGCTCTTTGCGCTTCTCATCGGGATACCGACAGGTATCTTTGCGGCGCGTTCTGAGACGGCGCACAGGATCGTCAAGCCGGGCCTCGACTTCATGCAGACGATGCCGGCCTTCGTCTACCT
Proteins encoded in this window:
- a CDS encoding amino acid-binding protein codes for the protein MKIEVKDAPGQLVAALRPISDAGGNIMAVIHEWDPTLRPKTRIVQVVLDLPEERLDGLITTLKAAGVTILRLGEERLLLKRSVIMIGHLMHTDLSDTVGQIDRTGYAEVVEMHMTMPGIAQRSSALLTISATNRTHMDEAVKILRTVAKKKDLLLVEPLEEVA
- a CDS encoding proline/glycine betaine ABC transporter permease, whose protein sequence is MTSFDLPKLPLGDAVEALVEWIEITFAVALDWISDGLDAIIGGMKSLLLLLPPPVFIVVAATLIWFVTKRNTRLAVGSAIGLLLIWDLHLWPLAMETLALVLVATLFALLIGIPTGIFAARSETAHRIVKPGLDFMQTMPAFVYLIPAVVFFGLGNVPGMIATVIFAMPPVVRLTTLGIQQVPRELTELADAFGTTERQKLIKVQLPVALPTIMAGINQCIMMALSMVVIAAMIGAQGLGYKVLEGIQRLDIGLGFEGGLAIVIIAIILDRVTQSLAPARTER
- a CDS encoding glycine betaine/L-proline ABC transporter ATP-binding protein; the protein is MNKEMVKPKITIRSLYNIFGKHPEKVVSLLRKGKTKQEILEETGQTVGLRDVNLSVDEGEIFVVMGLSGSGKSTLLRCINRLIEPSHGEILIDGTDIASLEEDALREVRRKKLGMVFQNFALLPHRSVIENVAFGLEVQGMPEEERIEKAGKTIEMVGLAGYEESMPDELSGGMKQRVGLARALASDPDVLLMDEAFSALDPIIRTGMQDELLDLQGELSKTIIFVTHDLDEALKLGNRIALMKDGCIVQVGTPEEILTSPADDYVASFVAGVDRTRVLTAEGVMKPPEPVVSIISGPRVALKLMEEHGISTIFAVGKGKVLRGLVTVDDAVAAARAKKTNIEEILITDTPVTNPGTPVRDLMGVVATSQYPVAVVDACNRLKGVIVRGSLLAALAVSGNGEEELV